One Fundulus heteroclitus isolate FHET01 chromosome 1, MU-UCD_Fhet_4.1, whole genome shotgun sequence genomic window carries:
- the LOC118562401 gene encoding L-rhamnose-binding lectin SML-like, with protein sequence MIFFSTTLILASTCLLVHASIFKETVTTCEEKIVQRLSCDLGSVISVETALYGRTDSVTCIEGKSAGKVSNTDCYAAGVADAVKKRCNGKKVCELIPNALVGSDPCRGTAKYLQTTYTCLPAFHRVICEHSLSNLRCDEGQVIVIYGADYGRRDHNTCAYERAAMHIKNTACYSPTIKVAESCQGKNSCTVVASNSVFGDPCRGTFKYLEVAYACQYLAPPDDQI encoded by the exons ATGATCTTCTTCAGCACCACACTGA tcctGGCATCCACCTGCCTGCTTGTTCATGCAA GTATCTTTAAAGAGACGGTCACCACCTGTGAAGAGAAAATTGTGCAACGTCTGAGCTGTG ATTTGGGCAGCGTGATAAGCGTCGAGACGGCCCTGTATGGACGTACGGACAGTGTTACGTGCATCGAAGGAAAGAGTGCAGGGAAGGTTTCCAACACAGACTGCTATGCAGCTGGTGTTGCTGATGCCGTCAAGAAGAG atgtaatggaaaaaaagtttgtgAGCTGATCCCAAATGCCCTTGTGGGATCTGATCCCTGCAGGGGTACTGCAAAATATCTGCAGACCACCTacacctgcctgcctgcct TTCACCGTGTGATATGTGAGCACTCTTTATCAAACTTGCGCTGTG ATGAAGGCCAGGTTATTGTTATATACGGGGCTGATTATGGACGCAGAGACCACAACACATGTGCGTATGAGCGCGCAGCCATGCATATCAAAAACACAGCCTGCTACAGCCCCACCATCAAAGTTGCTGAAAG CTGCCAAGGGAAAAACAGCTGCACTGTTGTTGCCAGCAACTCTGTATTTGGAGACCCCTGCCGGGGCACTTTCAAGTACCTGGAGGTGGCTTACGCCTGTCAGT atcTTGCCCCTCCAGATGATCAAATATAA
- the LOC105929111 gene encoding uncharacterized protein LOC105929111 yields the protein MISALIRDIKQCFYLPTSESSKAMIFFSTTLILASACLLVHASIFKETVTTCEESAVQRLSCDSGSVISVETALYGRTDSVTCIQGKSPGQVSNTACSAAGVTDAVKKRCNGKKVCELIPNTLVGSDPCKDTAKYLQTSYTCLPAFHRVICERSLSNLRCDEGQVIVIYGADYGRRDQNTCAYGLTAWQMQDTACYSPTSSVAESCQGKNSCTVVASNSVFGDPCRETVKYLEVAYACQYPAPPDDQILMDMSQYCEVKPLCSSSSSHINIRGVVRQHQSHCSLQTGTSKSCCASDSALHCVSTWKITMFTVLAAACLLVASVAERSITCDDSSSIQRLSCDNGAISVQSALYGGGGRHICSEGSSPQQIANTECSEVNIVKIVKNRCDGKRVCEFNPADVRSFDPCEGIATYLETNYTCIPAIQLVTCEHSYAHLHCEYGQVIFVYGADYGRRDHTTCSYRRPASQIENVYCTNPTRIVAETCNGKNSCTIQARNSVFGDPCVGTFKYLEVAYTCEYV from the exons ATGATAAGTGCTCTAATAAGAGACATTAAA CAGTGTTTCTATCTGCCAACGTCTGAGTCCTCTAAAGCCATGATCTTCTTCAGCACTACACTGA tccTGGCATCCGCCTGCCTGCTTGTGCATGCAA GTATCTTTAAAGAGACGGTTACCACCTGTGAAGAGAGCGCTGTGCAACGTCTGAGCTGTG ATTCGGGCAGCGTGATAAGCGTCGAGACGGCCCTGTATGGACGTACGGACAGTGTTACGTGCATCCAAGGAAAGAGTCCAGGGCAGGTATCCAACACGGCCTGCTCTGCTGCTGGTGTCACTGATGCTGTCAAGAAGAG ATGTAATGGAAAAAAAGTCTGTGAGCTGATCCCAAACACCCTCGTGGGATCTGATCCCTGCAAGGATACTGCAAAATATCTGCAGACCTCCTACACCTGCCTTCCTGCCT TTCACCGTGTCATATGTGAGCGCTCTTTATCAAACTTGCGCTGTG ATGAAGGACAGGTCATTGTTATATACGGGGCCGATTACGGACGCAGAGACCAGAACACGTGTGCGTATGGCCTCACAGCCTGGCAGATGCAAGACACGGCCTGCTACAGCCCCACCAGCAGCGTTGCTGAAAG CTGCCAGGGGAAAAACAGCTGCACTGTTGTTGCCAGCAACTCTGTATTTGGAGACCCCTGCCGGGAGACTGTCAAGTACCTGGAGGTGGCTTACGCCTGTCAGT atccTGCCCCTCCAGACGACCAGATA CTCATGGATATGAGCCAATACTGTGAGGTCAAACCTCTGTGCAGCTCCTCATCCAGCCACATAAATATTAGAGGAGTCGTGCGGCAGCATCAGTCCCACTGCTCACTACAGACTGGAACCTCTAAATCATGCTGCGCTTCAGACTCAGCTCTGCACTGTGTGAGTACCTGGAAAATTACAATGTTCACtg TGCTTGCAGCAGCTTGCTTGCTTGTGGCTTCAG ttgctGAGAGGTCTATTACCTGCGATGACAGCAGTAGCATCCAGCGTTTGAGCTGTG ATAACGGCGCGATCAGCGTGCAGTCAGCGCTGTATGGAGGTGGTGGCCGTCACATCTGCAGTGAGGGCAGCTCTCCTCAGCAGATTGCCAATACCGAGTGCTCTGAAGTGAACATCGTGAAGATTGTCAAGAACAG GTGTGACGGAAAGAGGGTGTGCGAGTTCAACCCAGCTGACGTTCGCAGCTTTGATCCCTGCGAGGGCATCGCCACGTACCTGGAGACTAACTACACCTGCATCCCAGCAA TTCAACTTGTTACATGTGAACACTCCTATGCACATTTGCATTGCG AGTATGGGCAGGTCATATTTGTCTACGGGGCTGACTATGGACGCCGCGACCACACCACCTGCTCTTACAGACGACCTGCCTCTCAAATAGAAAACGTTTACTGCACCAACCCCACCAGAATAGTGGCTGAAAC CTGTAACGGGAAGAACAGCTGCACAATCCAAGCCAGAAACTCGGTTTTTGGAGACCCCTGCGTAGGCACGTTCAAGTACCTGGAGGTGGCATACACATGTGAAT atgtttgA